The following nucleotide sequence is from Nitratidesulfovibrio termitidis HI1.
GCCCTTGCGGCCCAACCCTTGCCCCCCATCGAGCATGATCGACATACTGAACCTGACCTACGACGAACTGGAAGCGTGGATGACCGACGAACTCGGCGAGCCGCGCTTTCGCGCCCGTCAGGTGTGGCAGTGGCTGTGGCAGAAGAATGCCCGGTCCTTCGACGCCATGACCAACGTTTCCAAGATCACCCGCGCCCGTCTGGCCGAGGTGGCGCGCATCACCTGGCCCGAAGTCCGCACCGTGAAGACCAGCAGCGACGGCACGGTGAAATTCCTGCTGGCCCTGGCCGACGGCGCGCTGGTGGAAACGGTGCTGATTCCCAGCGAATCGCGCGACGGCAAGGTGCGCATGACCCAGTGCCTGTCCTGCCAGGTGGGCTGCGCCATGGGCTGCACCTTTTGCAGCACGGGCAGCATGGGCTTTGAGCGCAACATGACCATGGCCGAGATTCTCGGGCAGGTGCTGGTGGCGCGCGAACACCTGGGCGACGACCGGCCCGATCATCCCATCGTGCGCAACCTGGTGTTCATGGGCATGGGCGAACCGCTGCTGAACCTGAACGAAGTCATGCGTTCGCTGCGCACCCTCAACGACGAATTCGGGCTGTGCTTCTCGCCCCGGCGCATCACCGTGTCCACCTGCGGCATCGAAAAAGGTCTGCGCGAACTGGGCGAAAGCGGACTGGCCTTCCTGGCCGTGTCGCTGCACGCGCCCAATCAGGAGCTGCGGGCGCGCATCATGCCCCGCGCGGCGCGCTGGACCCTGGACGACCTGATGGCCGCGCTGGAATCGTACCCGCTGAAAACGCGCGAACGCATCACCTTCGAATACCTGCTGCTGGGCGGGGTGAACGATTCCATCGACCATGCCCGCGAACTGGTGCGCCTTGTCTCGCGCACCAAGGCCAAGCTGAACCTCATCGTGTACAACCCGGCGGAAGGGCTGCCCTACGAAGCCCCCAGCCAGGCGCGCATCCTGGCCTTCGAGCAGTACCTGTGGTCCAAGAACGTCACGGCCATCATCCGCAAGAGCAAGGGGCAGGACATCAAGGCCGCCTGCGGCCAGTTGAAGGCCTCGGAACTGGCAGGACTGGCGGAACTGGCGGAAGCTGGGGAAGGCGCGGCAGGCCCCGAAGACGAGGACGCGGAATAAGTCTGCCCGCAGCGGGGGCCGTGCCAACGACGCCACATATTCACGACGCGAAAAAGCCCGGCCTTTCGGCCGGGCTTTTTCGTTACCCGTTCGCTGTCCGCCAAACCCACGCGCGGAGAAGAATGCCGGACGCGCCGCACGGTGGCACGGACATGATCGGGTACGCCGCAGCGGATGGGCAAGGCGGACGCGGACCAAGATGATCGAATCGTGCCGGGCTGGTCTGGCACGGGCAATCACCTCGGCGCGTTACGGCATGCGGGCACGGTCACGGCGCTGCCGCGCGCGCCTCGTCCACTTCCCGCGCCGCCGCCACCTCCAGCATCCGTTCCAGCATGCCGCGCTGCCGATCTCCCTGCCGCACGAACGCGCCACCCACCAGAAGCTCGTCATCTTCGCGTCGGGCCGATTCCACGCGCAGGGCGAACAGGGTCCAGCCCCTGCCGTCTGCCATGGGCAAGGCCAGTTCGCACAGCGCGCCCTCCGTGCCTTCCAGCCACGGGCACAGCGACTCGCCCTGGCCGGAAAGCTGGACGCCGTATGGCGACAGCCGGTGCACCCGCACCGGGGCGGGCATGACCTGGCTGCCCAGCGGGCGCAGGTGGGCCGGGTGCGACACCGCCACGCCCGCGTCGGGGGGCGGCGCCTCGCACACGCAGGGGGCCATCATTTCCGCGTCGGGGGGCAGCCCCCGGCAGAACCGGGATTCGTCGGCGCTGTTCCACACCTCCACGGCCAGCGGCGCGGAAAGCGCCCCCGGCCCGGTGCGTCCGCAGCGGCGGCACCCCACCAGATGCAGCACGCCGTCATGCAGCAGCCAGACATCTCGGCTGCCGCAGGTGCAGCAACGCGCCTTGACGATGCCATCGGCACCGCTGGCGCCACCAGTAGTGGAACCTTCGCTCTGTGTGGCTATCGCATCGAGTTGATCGGGCAACGCCCGATGCGCCGTGGCCCGCGCAGCCTCCTCGGCCAACGGCAATGCGGCACGCAATTGCCGGTCCTCGCGCCGCCGGTCGTCCTGACGGCGATCTTCCCGGCGACGATCTTCCTGATGGCGTTCATCCTGACGGCGTTCATCTGGCCAGTGGGCGACCGGTGCATGCACATCCGGATGTCGCTCATCAGGATGCGCTGCCGCCGCCCCGTCCGTTCCGGCAAGGCCGATGCGCGCGTCGGGCGCATCCTCCACTGTCACGGCGGGCATCCCCCCCGCCGTCCGTTCCGTGCTCATGCAGACCTCCACCCACCGGTCCCGCCGGTGATCGGCGGCGCAGCCCCCCGCGCCATTGCCGCCCGCATCCGCACCTTGCGTTCCGCCTGCCCCGCCCCCGAACTGCCTGGAACGTCAGGCACTCCGGGCGCACCGGCCGTCCTACACGGACGCGCGAAACACCCGTTCCACCCGTTCCGCCGCCAGTTGCAGCGGGCGGGGATATTCCTTGGCCAGTTGCACCAGACGCCCCACGTCGCCTGCGGCCACGCCCCAGTGGGACAGTCCGGCGGGCGCGCCCCAATGCAGGAACAGCGCACGCAGCAGCAGCGCGCAACGTTCCGGGGCGTCCCGGTCGCCAGCGGGCAGGGCCGACGGGTTGCCGTCCTCGCCCGGCTCGGCCAGGGCCTCGGCCACCGTGGTTTCCAGCGCCGCCGCCAGTCTGCGCATGGCCGGGGCCTTGTCCTGTGCCACTTCTTCCATCCAGCACGGATAGATGACGGCCAGGGCCATCCCGTGCGGCACATGCGGATGCAGGCCGCTGACCGCGTGTTCCAGCGCGTGCGATTCCCACGACCCGGCACCCAGCCCCACCCCGGTCAGGCCGGACAGCCCCACGCCCGATGCCCAGGCCAGCGCCTCGCGCGCCTCCGTGTCATGGGCATCGGCACGCAGGCGCGTGGCGGCCCGCACGATGGTGCGCAGCAGGGCCTCGTTCTGGGCCAGCACCGCCTCTTCGGCAAAAAAGGGAAGTTCCGTGTCCTTGCGCCTGACACCAGCCGGGGCGGACGCGGCGGGCGTGCCCACCACCGAAAATTCCAGCACATGGCTCATGGCGTCCGCCGCGCCGTTCACGGTCAGGTGCCAGGGCAGCCCCTGCTGGAAGCTCACATCCACGAAGGTTGCCACCGGCGACGGGCAGCGCATGCCCCACTTGTGGCCCGACGCGCCCCGGGTGATCACGGCGTTGCCGTTCATTTCCGATCCGGTGCCGGACAGGATGGACACCGCGAACACCGGCAGCGAACGGGTGACCGGCTTGCGCTCGGCAAAGGGACTCCACGGGTCGCGCCCTTCGGCCAGCAGGGGCACCAGGGCCGCAGCCGCCTTGGTGGCGTCGATGACGCTGCCGCCGCCGATGGCCACAAACCCCGTCCCGCCGCCGTTGGGGGAAATGCCGGCGTGCCCTTCCGCTCCCGTGCCCGCCGCCGCGGCGATGCGCAGCACGGTGCCCAGATCCGGGTTTGCCGTCACGCCCCACACCTCGCTGCGGCGCACGTCCGCTGCGCTCAGGGACGCCACGGCCTGGTCGTACGCGCCCACGCGGCGCGCCGCCTCGCCGCCGCCCACCAGCACCACATGGTCGAGCCCGGCCGCGCGTACCCGCGCGCCAAGCCCGGCCAGAACGCCGGGGCCGAAACGGACCTCCACCGGGTTGTGATAGACGAAATCCTTCATGGCTGTTCCTTCTGCGCCGCGCACCGGTCCGGCCCGATCCAATCCGGCCCGATCCGACCCGACCCGGCCCCGGCTTCCGCGCCGTCCATTGCCGTCCCTTGCCGTTGATGGCCGGACCAGCGAGGCGAGGCGCGGAAATGCTTGCGGGAGCCTGCGGACCCAGCGGGACGGCGGATGCCGTACCCTGTGCATAGCGCATGAGTTTGTCGGAATGGCGTCGGCCGCAACGCGCCGTCGTTGTTTACGCCCTGCGGGCAGCACTCGCGAAATGTGGCCGCCGGACAAGCGGCCCTCGCACGGCCTTTGCGACCACCTTACCTGCACAGCGCCTCGGCCAGTTCGTCCCATGCCGTGGTGCGGCGCGGTGAACGGAACCGCTGGCGCATGTGCCACGGGGCCTTGTCGTCCAGCCCCTCTGCCGCGTGGCGCAGCTTGCCGCGTCCGTACCGGGCGTTGATCCGGTCGGCCACGGCCATCAGCCGCTCGCGCGCGGCGTCGCGTTCCGCCGTGCCGTCGGCCAGGGCCAGCAGGCTGCCCTGCCGGGTGTCGGCCCGTTCCAGGCCGTACAGCATCACCCCGGCCTTGGCGTAGGGATACCCCGGACGAAAGACGCGGTCGAGCCCTTCATGCGCCAGACGGATGAACACCACGCTGTCCGCCGTGGGTACCGGCAGGGGCAAGGACACGCCGTCGTCGCAGCGCAGGGCCGCCTCTTCGTCGTGGCGGGCGGTGCGCACGTGCACGGCCAGTCCCCCGGCCACCAGCCCGGCCCGGCGCAGCTTGGCCCCGGCCAGGGCGGCGTGGGTGGCCAGGGCCTCGCGCAGCATGGCCACGTCGGTGATGCGCCCGGCGAACGAGCGCGAGGACACCACCGTGTGGCGGGGCGAGGGCGGCTCGCCCTGCTCCTCTGCCCCGATGCACGGCACGCCGCGCAACTCCAGCACGGTGCGCAGCCCGGTGACGCTCATGCGCCGCCGCACCCAGTCGTCGCCCGCATCGCGCAACGCACGGGCCGTGACGATGCCCGCCCCGCGCAGCATGCCCGCCAGCCGCCGCCCCACGCCCCACACCGCTTCCACCGGCAGC
It contains:
- the rlmN gene encoding 23S rRNA (adenine(2503)-C(2))-methyltransferase RlmN produces the protein MIDILNLTYDELEAWMTDELGEPRFRARQVWQWLWQKNARSFDAMTNVSKITRARLAEVARITWPEVRTVKTSSDGTVKFLLALADGALVETVLIPSESRDGKVRMTQCLSCQVGCAMGCTFCSTGSMGFERNMTMAEILGQVLVAREHLGDDRPDHPIVRNLVFMGMGEPLLNLNEVMRSLRTLNDEFGLCFSPRRITVSTCGIEKGLRELGESGLAFLAVSLHAPNQELRARIMPRAARWTLDDLMAALESYPLKTRERITFEYLLLGGVNDSIDHARELVRLVSRTKAKLNLIVYNPAEGLPYEAPSQARILAFEQYLWSKNVTAIIRKSKGQDIKAACGQLKASELAGLAELAEAGEGAAGPEDEDAE
- a CDS encoding iron-containing alcohol dehydrogenase is translated as MKDFVYHNPVEVRFGPGVLAGLGARVRAAGLDHVVLVGGGEAARRVGAYDQAVASLSAADVRRSEVWGVTANPDLGTVLRIAAAAGTGAEGHAGISPNGGGTGFVAIGGGSVIDATKAAAALVPLLAEGRDPWSPFAERKPVTRSLPVFAVSILSGTGSEMNGNAVITRGASGHKWGMRCPSPVATFVDVSFQQGLPWHLTVNGAADAMSHVLEFSVVGTPAASAPAGVRRKDTELPFFAEEAVLAQNEALLRTIVRAATRLRADAHDTEAREALAWASGVGLSGLTGVGLGAGSWESHALEHAVSGLHPHVPHGMALAVIYPCWMEEVAQDKAPAMRRLAAALETTVAEALAEPGEDGNPSALPAGDRDAPERCALLLRALFLHWGAPAGLSHWGVAAGDVGRLVQLAKEYPRPLQLAAERVERVFRASV
- a CDS encoding Y-family DNA polymerase, producing the protein MPSPALLPSRQVPPDSAASPSSISLNPPNPASAAGTPGSSGFAGQLWALVDCNNFYASCERLFRPDLRGKPIVVLSNNDGCIISRSDEAKALGVEMGAPAFKVRRELLRLGVSIFSSNYALYGDLSSRVMRTLGTLAPEVEVYSIDEAFLPLRGPLATDPVAVGRALRERVTRWTGIPISVGIAPTRTLAKIAGRVAKRTPHCQGVFDLARSREVLGMGVDELLGSLPVEAVWGVGRRLAGMLRGAGIVTARALRDAGDDWVRRRMSVTGLRTVLELRGVPCIGAEEQGEPPSPRHTVVSSRSFAGRITDVAMLREALATHAALAGAKLRRAGLVAGGLAVHVRTARHDEEAALRCDDGVSLPLPVPTADSVVFIRLAHEGLDRVFRPGYPYAKAGVMLYGLERADTRQGSLLALADGTAERDAARERLMAVADRINARYGRGKLRHAAEGLDDKAPWHMRQRFRSPRRTTAWDELAEALCR